actgtactgtcatattctgatcaatattaaaacatttccacctctcttcttccatctattactgtactgcCACATTctgatcaatattaaaacatttccacctctcttcttccatctattactgtactgtcatattgtgatcaatattaaaacatttccacctctcttctcccatctattactgtactgtcatattgtgatcaatattaaaacatttccacctctcttcttccatctattactgtactgtcatattgtgatcaatattaaaacatttccacctctcttcttccatctattactgtactgtcatattgtgatcaatattaaaacatttccacctctcttcttccatctattactgtactgtcatattgtgatcaatattaaaacatttccacctctcttcttccatctattactgtactgtcatattgtgatcaatattaaaacatttccacctctcttcttccatctattactgtactgtcatattgtgatcaatattaaaacatttccacctctcttcttccatctattactgtactgtcatattgtgatcaatattaaaacatttccacctctcttcttccatctattactgtcctgtcatattgtgatcaatattaaaacatttccacctctcttcttccatctggTTGATTAacctttattagtcacatgtacATTTCATTCAGTTGAATTGAGTTTATACACAAACACGATTGTTGTGTCAAGAATTTGACAAACATTCCACAATATTTACAAACATCAAGAAGCCCAATAACAACAAGAtcggtggcgcagtggtctaaggcactgcatcgcagtgctagctgtgccaccagagattccgcagccggccgcgaccgggaggtccatgggacgacgcacaattggctcagcgtcgtccgggttagggagggtttggccggcagggatatccttgtctcattgcgcactagcgactcctgtggcggaccgggcgcagtgcacgctgaccaggtcgccaggtgtacagtgtttcctccgacacattggtgcggctggcttccgggttggatgtgccttgtgtcaagaagcagtgcggttgggttgtgtttcggaggacgcacggctctcgaccttcgcctctcccgagtccgtacgggagttgcagcgacaaAACTGTAAcgactaccaattggataccacgaaattgtggagaaaaaggggtaaaaaaccAACGAGATCAATGATTTGTAAATGAAACCAGttttaacaacacagtgtggtgattCATTCTATTAATGAATGACTCTAGATGACAATGTCTGTCAACTTCAATGGTGTTTATTCATGAATATTTACTATCATAtgtttacacactagagagatattctaCATTGTTGCTCCAGTGTGTCTGACTGAACATGACCCTGATTAGAGTGAAACATCATGTTGTGTTTGACACAGAGACCACCTGacacagggacactgaggagtcataccaaaccctaaaccctggatagaggggctcagtgaatgtggaggtgaatgtgtacaggtgggtcagtgtgtcagaggaggctctatagaaggacagagtgccggctggccagtccagatacactcctactctgtgggagctggaggaggggacgtctatggtagtggaaCTATTATTGTGACAGGCAATGTAACTGTAGTCAGAGCAgtccagactccaggacttgtcattgtatccaagaccACAGTCCTTaagctctcctctcctgctgattcctttatatgtcactcctatatcagccctTCTCACACTCCACtgtacctcccagtaacagcgcccagtcagaccctctctacacagcacctgtccacagtcctcaaatctctctgggtgatcaggatacggctgcttctctctcctacgtgtcacctttctgttctcctcagacagagagaggagtctgtttactgtgttgaggtccagtgtgagatcacagacatctgaagGATGAAAcaagacacaatattagaaatcatcatcattcacattcgaatgttaactcactttacAATAATTAATTTattgtagatgtttctaggtatcaaaaggagaagttaaggtaacttaagacttgttgaatgatcatatggtacactgtaaaacacacttattcccattaattaaaCACACGTCTTATGTAACAAGAACgcgccacacacagacacactaacattgtcaaagcaactctttgtaaattTTGATGTCCccgatttctgcttctgtagaactacagctgatatttaatatgaccaagtaagtaatgatggtggtctttgactttgacttaacttgaattaagacttagtAATACTTAGTAATATTCTTCAAAGAAgtcactcacattttctaagcccaggtttcattctgttctctccaccatgttccacactgtagcggtaagcagaagaacagacagtcattgagggatacacctgaactctctcacacacacacacacacacacacacacacacacacacacacacacacacacacacacacacacacacacacacacacacacacacacacacacacacacacacacacacacacacacacacacacaactttgtccaagtggtggtaagaatgtttgtcttaactagcctgataagtcaaacatgtctgatatgaacattgtcATAAAACCTCTACATACTTAAGTTTTttcagtctgcagtgtggatcctccagtccagcagagagcagtctgactcctgagtctcctgggtgattgtagctcaggtccagctctctcaggtgtgaggggtttgacctcagagctgagaccagagaagcacagccttcctctgtgactagacagcctgacagcctgcaaagagtcaaatcatattaaaatcacactgatattctttggtggtgaaaatagctacagtacatgtttttattatttgtaacttattttgtacataatgtttctgccactgtctcttatgactAAAAAGAGCTTCTAGATGTCAGGACAGCGATTAGTCACCTCGTACTGGAccaagattttttctttaacgagtcggacgcaaAGGACGTACTTTCGACACCcaacaaggcccaaatccccgtgaTTCAcatgagaaagagacagggatatcggggacgtaggtctgGGATCCGACGGTGAGTGGGTAATTTGCCTCTACCATCAgttctattagccaacgtacaatcactggataacaaaatagacaaactacgatcacgaatattttatgtttcaccgagtcgtggctgaacgacgacatggataaaaTACGGCTGGTGGGTTTTACgttggcaagatagaacagccgcctccggtaagacaaggagTGGCGTagacggcggacgtaaaggtaacgtaaaggtaatggcggactgaacgaagttatgtagagcacctcaagataaaacataatattcgaaatatctgctaaattagactaaaatattagcactaaataatctggtgggtgataaccttcaatctggataataacacaaaacaaatcctaagactagagacatttatcgacaaatattacgaaaacaagcaacacccaaacatgacggagaataagacaggggaaccgaatcaaaaacgaaaacgtgactcctcaaccgacacggatgatctaatattctcaccaccggcaatggtaaaggtcgaaaccgatctgttaaaatcaataaatgacaaactgggtatacttgaattagttagtaaagatataaaagagttgaaggcaagcctagagatgagtgatgaaaaagctgcggctttggagaaggaaacacacgcgctaaaagggacggtcaataagattgaaaccgaaatgaatgaatttaaaaaggagaacaatgttctgaaggaatgcttactggacatacaaactagatccatgagagagaatttggtacttacaggtatccaagagaaagaaggagaggttcctgaatctgtagttagagagttcctttttgcagcgcttcagataccgtgcgaagttatcgataagatccaacttgaacgtgtacatcgcctcggacagagagggcagaggtacgaacgcccaatcgttgccaaatttgcttcatttaaagataaaataatggttgaaAGCCtaggtaaaagacttgctgggaccaaaattggcatgaatgatcagtttccgaaagaaattgcagaacggcgcaaagttctgtatccaattttcaaagaaaatagattaaaagcgaaacgagtagctctcgtcgttgataaactatatattgataaccagttgttcagagacacaaagattactccatggttattttaaaaattacaaagttctcatagatgaggaaaataaacacaattcaagcccggttactgattgtaacaatacaatacaaaatatagcttttctataaatcttcacatataactaattgaacacaagcactatttatatatagtgaagataaaaactaagtaaacagaaggcacagtatgtgtggatggtgtggtgtgtgtttatttttatttgttatgtttggaaagttgagtgagtgagtaatgaaatagttgcatatcccagagccagtgtattgctgtgggccgggtatgagagggctttcaatgttgttcagatgatggatatacttttataatgaattacacgtcttatttatttattgtcctatcatggggaactacatttttaaaataaattatatctaattatttattatcctattttaatggtacggtccatggccctataccctagacacccacatgaatggcccagatactaaggagaagtccctaactgttttatgtgcatgctgtatgcggtctgtatgcagccaaaatgaggtcagggaccaagagcagcactgccccctcaagattctgagcctgcttggcagggttggtcctgcaaagccaaagccccctaaagggagagcataataaacaaggaaattctcaaagctgctaatgagaaccttgatgaccttgtacctagccggtggggattccggtggggtgcccccacccaggcagtggcagtgctggcaacactagctgcagtaacccatggggagggggtcacactcggacattcagagagggggtatattattgtggccctggtggcacgaaaccaatcggactgcatggagatgcttgggaacatggtcaaaatggatgaccgtattgtgggtgtttcaggaagaaggtgtacatttgacctccatcatctaggatgtgacaatggtaaattaATCtatacatttatgctcattttttgggcggtcttgcaggccttctcatgcagctgcagctgcaagtacatttgtaaatcatgacccatcttgagttgggctctgggatggtgcaattgttgagagggtgagcttatggttgtgtgggggtaagggctgaatgtgtgtgggtgtatgtgtgtatcccacaactgttgcgaaggaagaagtaaaagatgttagggactatagaggatgattcacagcaatatgtaataaaaatcgaggtgagggcgatggaaatgcatttggcaatggatctgcttcggttcggtggatggtgctgtgtgcacttttcgaaggatggatcccagtcggtccggggctgtgcgatgcggggggtcgggggtggtctgccgggcattgggatgacaacccaactcgagatgggggcttttggcgggtggaatagtggggaccaattggaggtttgcttagtggagatgcaaatgtcatggtacaactatatagacactcaatcattatgttactttttaataggacgtttacaaacatatattttgataaaaataattgaaaggtgtgtctcattatggtaagtggtgaaataagtatagccagttacaattgtaatggcttagcagataataagaaaagacgatcagtatttacctggctaaaagagaaggattataatatctactgtttacaggaaacccattcaacagttttagatgaagttttgtggaaaaagaactgggggggcgaaatatatttctcccatgggcaaagaaattcaaaaggggtgatggttttaattaataataactttgatccaaatgtgcaacttgtccaaacagatcctcaaggtagatggattattttaaatatgttattggacaataaacatatatggcttattaacctatacggtccgaataatgatgatccaagcttctttgacaatatatataagaatgtatcaactctacaagcaacactagactctattattatagtgggagattttaatacggtcttaaatacctctatggaccggaaaggaaatcacactacaaactatcaccctcaggcacttaaggaaatcaggaatgtcatggatatattggaattagtggatatatggagacttaaataccctgacctagtgagatatacatggcggaggcttaatcaagctagtcgccttgactactttcttatatcattctctctggcaccaaaagttaaaaagtgtttgataggggacagaatgcggtcggaccatcacataattggcatatatattactcttacagaatttccacgtgggcgaggatattggaaatttaatcaaagcctactagatgataaattgtttagaactaggacagaagaatttataactgacttttttagacataacataggtacagcagatccccatattgtatgggacacttttaagtgtgcctttagaggccatgcaattcagtactcatctataaaacaaaagcaatttcgatcaaaagagtccatattaacaaaggaaattgaaggactaacagtacagttagataacaataaaaacggtaccatagaggcacagaataagttagaggaaaaacaaaaagaaatggaggaacttattcaagaaagatccagtgtaatatattacaaaaataaagcgaactggatggaatatggggaaaaatgcaccaaattctttttcaatcttcaatatagaaatgctaccaaaaaaaacgtattaaaacttgttacaaatgatggagtcacgcatgattcaccaaatgatattttgaaagaggaagtaaagtactttaagaatatattttcgtttcaggctcctccatctccactaactgaaactaattgtatggattttttccctaataataatgtaaaattaacatctgtacagaaagactcatgtgaaggcctaattacagaggaggaactacttgatgcaattggggcctttaaggatgggaaaactccaggactggatggcagaCTGgatggaagtatacaaacatttttttgatatactcaaaggaccattattagcttgttttaaccactcctatataaatgatagattatcagacacgcaacaagaaggtgtgatatcattattactgaaacaggacccaagtggtatatataaagatccagtccatttaaaaaattggagacctcttacacttcagtgttgtgatgcaaaaatcctagcaaaatgcttggcgcatagaataaaaaaagttttgtcagatattattcatcctaatcagacaggttttttacatggacgatacattggagataatataaggcaagtactggaaacaatagaacactatgaaatatcggggacaccaggcctggttttcatagctgattttgaaaaggcttttgataaagtacgactggagtttatatataaatgcctagaatatttcaattttggggaatctcttataaaatgggtaaaaattatgtatagtaaccctaggtgtaaaatagtaaataatggctacatctcagaaagttttaaactatctagaggagtaaaacaaggttgtccactatcggcatatctatttattattgccatcgaaatgttagctgttaaaattagatcaaacattaatattaagggattagaaatccagggcctaaaaactaaggtgtcattgtacgctgatgattcatgttttcttttaaaaccacaactagaatctctccacggcctcttagaggatctagatacatttgctatcctctctggattaaaaccaaattatgataaatgtaccatattacgtattggatcactaaaaaatacacattttacattgccatgtagtttaccaattaaatggtctgacggtgatgtggacatactcggtatacaaatcccaaaagaaagaaatgatctcactccaataaatttttatagaaagttagcaaaaatagataagatcttgctaccatggaaaggaaaatacctgtctatttgtgggaaaatcaccctgattaactctttaatcatatcacagtttacctatttgcttatggttttgcctacacctagtgacctgctttttaaatgatatgaacaaaaaatattcaattttatttggaacggcaagccagataaaattaaaagggcctatttatataacgaatatgaattcggagggcagaaattattaaatattaaagcattagacctctcactaaaggcatcagtcatacaaaagttatacttaaatccaaactggttctctagtagattggtacgaatgtctcatcctatgttcaagaagggcctttttccctttattcagattacacctgctcactttcggttgcttgaaaaggaaataatctccaaaatatctttattttttaaacaagccttagaaagttggttgcaatttcagtttaatccacctgaaaggacggaacaaatagtacaacaaatcttgtggttaaattcaaatatagtaattgataaaaaaactgtatttatcgaagaaatgtttaaaaaaggtataatttttgtgaatgatatcataaataggactggtggagtaatgtcacacatgcagctaacacagacatatggaaatgtctgctctacccaaaattacaaccaattaattgcagcattaccacaaaaatggaagaggcaggtggaaggggataaaagtaaggaacttgtatgtcggccttatattaaagaacataaatggttaaagaaaagtgtgataaataaaaacatataccaatttcatttaaggaccaaaaaacttacagctgtgccatataaattgcaaaatagttgggaagagattttcgatgtacccattccatggcacatggtttatgaattgatacgcaaaacaacgccggattcaaaacttcgaatttttcaatttaaattattgtacaaaattcttgcaactaatagaatgttatatatatgggggatacaatcttctcagctctgtagattctgctgtgaggaggcagagtcattagaccatttattttggtattgtccgcatgtagctcgtttttggtcacaggtccaggaatggttgaagaattgcaacatttgcgtagaactaacgctacagatagcaatactgggggatttgaaaagccatagtcaatcaatcaataatataataattattttagcaaaaatgtttatttttaatttacaatccgtggaagctatgagaataggaagtttcaaatcttttgtgaagcatcacagcacagttgaaaaatatatggcaaataaaaatccgaaagggatgatgttggaagatagatgggaaaggttgagtggagctgaagggtgggactaataacaagataaacaatgtagggcatacgggatctgtgaaatgtgtataggtgcggagctattgtgaaatagcacagttacaagtggaaatcaaactggatggacaacagaaatagaggaaggactaagaacaaacaagagagaactattataaagtagactgtgtctgtaaaatgtgtataagatgtataaattgaaggtaaaaacagaaatgtttatcagtttactccaattgggggatcggtggtagggtttgcagggaataataataaaggtatactctttaaaaaaagtatgtatgtctatgtaggtatgtgtatgtatatatgtgtatatgtatgcatacgtgaatggatatatatatttaccccaaaaaatatgggggattggaaatgatgcagacaattacattggaagcaacattctttccgcaatattaagctgatccacccccccaaaaaaaaaaaaaataaaaaaaaataaaaaaaaagacaaggagtggcggtctgtgtatatttgtaaacaacagctggtgcacgaaatctaattgtaaggaagtctcaaggtttttctcgcctgaggtagagtatctcatgataagctatagaccacactatttaccaagagaatTTTCAtttatattcttcgtagctgccTATTTACCACCAAAACCCGATGCTGGcattaagaccgcactcaatgagctgtatacggccataagcaaacaggaaaacgctcatccagatgaaaaaaaaacattggaccacctttactccacacacagagacgcgtacaaagctctccctcgccctccatttggcaaatctgaccataattctatcctcctgattcctgattacaagcaaaaactaaagcaggaagcagcagtgactcgatcaataaagaagtggtcagacgACGCTACAGGACTGGTTTGCTagaacagactggaatatgttccaggattcctccgatggcaatgaggaatacaccacatcatcactggcttcatcaataggTTAATCGATGACGTTGacaccacagtgactgtacgtggataccccaaccagaagccatggattactggcaacatctgcactgagctaaagggtagagctgccactttcaaagagcgggactctaacccagaagcttataagaaatcctgctatgccctccgacgaaccatcaaacatgcaaagcTTCAGTACAacactaagatcgaatcgtactacaccagctccgacgctcgtaggatgtggcagggcttgcaaaccattacagattacaaagggaagcgcagacgagagctgcccagtgacacaagactaccagacaagctaaaccacttctatgcttgctttgaggcaagcaacgctgaagcatgcatgagagcatcagctgttctggacaactgtggcatcacgctctccgtagccgatctGAGTtcaacctttaaacaggtcaacattcacaaggctgcagggccagatgaattaccaggacgtgtactcagagcatgcgctaaccaactggcaagtttcttcactgacattttccacCTGTCACTGactcagtctgtaataccaacatgtttcaagaagaccaccatagtccctgcgcccaagaacactaaggtaaactgcctaaatgactaccaacccgtagcactcacatctgtagtcatgaagtgcattgaaaggctagtcatggctcacatcaacatcattatcccagaaaccctagacccactccaatttgcataccactccaacagatccacagattacgcaatctctattgcactccacactgccctttcccacctggacaaaaggaacacctatgtgagaatgctattcattgactacagctcagcgttcaacaccatagtgccctcaaagctcatcaataagctaaggaccctgggactaaacacctccctctgcaactggatcctggacttcctgacgggcctccccgtAGGTAAgggtaaggggtaagggtaggtaacaacacatctgccatgctgatcctcagcatgggggcccctcaggggtgcgtgctctgtctcctcctgtactccctgttcacccatgacttcgtggccaggcacgactccaacaccatcattaagtttgcagacgacacaacagtgataggcctgatcatcgacaacgatgaaacagcctatagggaggaggtcagagacctgaccatgtgtttccaggataacaacctctccctcaacgtgatcaagacaaaggagatgattgtggactacaggaaaaggaggaccgagcacgcccccattctcatcgatggtgctgtagtggagcaggttgagagcttcaagctccttggtgtccacatcaccaataaactatcatggtccaaacagaccaagacagtcgtgaagagggcacgacaaagcctattccccctcaggagactgaaaagatttaggatggatcctcagatcctcaaaaagttctatagctgcaccatcgagagcattctgactggttgcataactgcctggtatggcaactgcttggcctccgaccgcaaggcactacagagggtagtgcgagtGGCCCAATacaccactggggccaagcttactgccacccaggacctctataccaggaggtgtcagaggagaACCTAAAAATCGTCCAAGACTCCAGCCAggctagtcatagactgttctctctgctacttcacggcaagcggtaccggagcgccaagtctaggtccaagagggttctaaacagcttctacccccaagcaataagactcctgaacatctaatcaaatggctaccccccttttacgctgctgctactctctttgtattatctatgcatagtcactttaactctacctacatgcgcatattacctcaattacctcgactaactggtgccccccgcacattgactctgtaccggtaccccctgtatatagccacattgactctgtaccggtaccccctgtatatagccacattgactctgtaccggtaccccctgtatatagccacattgactctgtaccggtaccccctgtata
The genomic region above belongs to Salvelinus namaycush isolate Seneca unplaced genomic scaffold, SaNama_1.0 Scaffold5, whole genome shotgun sequence and contains:
- the LOC120041651 gene encoding stonustoxin subunit beta-like; protein product: MVAAAGLHTLQRLADYRDPPQSRARARTSPAQSTVARQTEAATSRAARRANPAPAPASARGHEKDTAPASHRTETRPRGPGTGPETEPEKPEKKTEEPGRHAKEDKKEKSRRQPENVCDLTLDLNTVNRLLSLSEENRKVTRRREKQPYPDHPERFEDCGQVLCREGLTGRCYWEVQWSVRRADIGVTYKGISRRGELKDCGLGYNDKSWSLDCSDYSYIACHNNSSTTIDVPSSSSHRVGVYLDWPAGTLSFYRASSDTLTHLYTFTSTFTEPLYPGFRVWYDSSVSLCQVVSVSNTT